In Centroberyx gerrardi isolate f3 chromosome 11, fCenGer3.hap1.cur.20231027, whole genome shotgun sequence, the following are encoded in one genomic region:
- the ankfy1 gene encoding rabankyrin-5 has translation MAEEEVAKLQKHLALLRQEYVKMQQKLADTERRCAVLAAQTPGQASACPAAGDTFISRLLDIVGDLYQQEQYSDLKVKVAGEKLSAHKFVLAARSDVWSLANLASTSELDLSDAKPEVAMAMLRWAYTDELELSEDDAFLIDLMKLANRFQLQLLRERCEKGVMSSVNVRNCIRFYQTAEELNATTLMNYCGEIIASHWDDLRKEDFSTMSAQLLYKMIKSKTEYPLHKAIKVEREDVVFLYLIEMDSQLPSKLNELDNNGDLALDLALSRKLESIATTLVNNKADVDMVDQSGWSLLHKAIQRGDEFASTFLIRHSAQVNAATVGAVETPLHLVCSFSPKKHSGEVMSGMARIAEALLKTGANPNMQNSKGRTPLHEAVASGNEPVFNQLLQCKQLDLELKDHEGSTALWLALQYITVSSDPSVNPFEDDAPVVNGTSFDENSFAAQLIQRGSNPDAPDTATGNCLLQRAARAGSEAAALFLATHGAKVNHVNKWDETPLHTACRSGLASLTAELLQQGANPNLQTQKALPDDTQGVALQSPLHMAIAHNHPDVVSVILEQKANALHATNNFQIIPDFSLKDSMDQTVLGLALWTGMHTIAAQLLGSGASINDTMSNGQTLLHMAIQRQDSKSALFLLEHQADINVRTQEGQTALQLAISNQLPLVVDAICTRGADMSVADEKGDPPLWLALENGLEDIASTLVRHGCDATCWSPGPSGCQQTLLHRAVDENNEVSACFLIRSGCDVNSPRRPGPNGEGDEEARDGQTPLHLAGSWGLEEVVQCLLEFGANVNAQDAEGRAPIHVAISNQHSVIIQLLISHPDIRLNIRDRQGMTPFACAMTHKNNKAAEAILKREPGAAEQVDNKGRNFLHVAVQNSDIESVLFLISVQANVNSRVQDTAKLTPLHLAVQAGSEIIVRNLLLAGAKVNELTKHRQTALHLAAQQDLATICSVLLENGVDFAAEDENGNNALHLAVMQGRLNNVRALLTESNIDAEAFNLRGQSPMHVLGHYGKENAAAIFELFLECMPEYPLDKPDNEGNTVLLLAYMKGNANLCRAIVRAGARLGVNNNQGINIFNYQVATKQLLFRLLDMLSKEPPWCDGSNCYECAAKFGVTTRKHHCRHCGRLLCHKCSIKEIPIIKFDLNKPVRVCDICFDVLTLGGVS, from the exons ATGGCGGAAG AGGAGGTGGCCAAGCTGCAGAAGCACCTGGCCCTGCTCAGGCAGGAGTATGTGAAGATGCAGCAGAAGCTGGCCGACACAGAGAGGCGCTGTGCCGTCCTGGCTGCTCAGACCCCTGGCCAGGCCTCTGCCTGCCCTGCCGCCGGAGACACCTTCATCAGCCGCCTGCTGGACATCGTGGGCGACCTCTACCAGCAGGAACAGTACAG TGATCTGAAGGTGAAAGTCGCAGGGGAGAAGCTTAGTGCCCATAAGTTTGTGTTGGCTGCTCGCAGTGATGTCTGGAGTCTGGCCAACCTGGCCTCCACCTCAGAACTGGACCTATCTG ATGCCAAGCCTGAGGTTGCCATGGCGATGTTACGCTGGGCATACACCGACGAGTTGGAGCTTAGTGAGGATGATGCCTTTCTTATCGACTTGATGAAGCTGGCCAACCGCTTCCAGCTCCAGCTGCTCAGAGAGAG GTGTGAAAAAGGCGTGATGTCCTCGGTGAATGTCAGGAACTGCATTCGCTTCTACCAGACGGCTGAGGAGCTCAATGCCACCACACTGATGAACTACTGTGGCGAGATCATAGCCAGTCACTGG GATGACCTGAGGAAAGAAGATTTCAGCACCATGAGTGCCCAACTCCTGTACAAGATGATCAAGTCCAAAACAGAGTATCCTCTCCACAAAGCCATCAAAGTTGAGCGGGAAGATGTCGTCTTCCTCTATCTCATCGAGATGGACTCGCAG CTTCCCAGCAAGCTGAATGAACTGGACAACAACGGTGACCTAGCACTAGACTTGGCGCTATCTCGTAAATTGGAGAGTATCGCCACCACTCTGGTCAACAACAAAGCTGATGTGGATATGGTGGACCAGAGTGGCTGGAGCCTCCTGCATAAAGCTATCCAAAGAG gtGACGAGTTTGCCTCTACCTTCCTGATCCGCCACTCAGCCCAGGTGAATGCAGCCACAGTGGGGGCGGTGGAGACCCCCCTTCACCTGGTCTGTTCCTTCAGCCCCAAGAAACACTCTGGGGAAGTGATGAGCGGCATGGCACGGATTGCAGAGGCCCTGCTCAAGACTGGAGCCAACCCCAACATGCAGAACAGCAAGGGCAG AACCCCTTTGCATGAAGCTGTGGCATCAGGGAACGAGCCAGTGTTCAACCAGCTCCTACAGTGCAAACA GCTGGACCTGGAACTCAAGGACCATGAGGGGAGCACGGCTCTGTGGCTGGCCCTGCAGTATATCACAGTGTCTTCAGACCCCTCAGTAAACCCATTTGAAGACGATGCACCGGTGGTGAACGGCACCTCGTTTGACGAGAACAGCTTTGCAGCCCAGCTCATCCAGAGAGGCAGCAACCCCGATGCACCTGACACTGCCACAG GAAACTGCCTCCTGCAGAGAGCGGCCCGGGCAGGCAGTGAGGCTGCCGCTCTGTTCCTGGCCACACACGGGGCAAAGGTCAACCATGTCAACAAATGG GATGAGACCCCGCTGCACACAGCATGTCGCTCTGGCCTGGCAAGCCTGACAGCAGAGCTGCTCCAACAGGGGGCCAACCCCAATCTGCAAACCCAGAAGGCCCTGCCTGACGACACCCAGGGTGTGGCTCTGCAGAGCCCCCTCCACATGGCCATTGCTCACAACCACCCAGATGTGGTCTCTGTCATCCTCGAGCAGAAAG CCAATGCACTTCATGCCACCAACAACTTTCAGATCATTCCAGACTTCAGCCTCAAAGACTCCATGGACCAGACTGTGCTGGGCTTGGCCCTCTGGACAG GTATGCACACCATAGCAGCTCAGCTGCTGGGCTCAGGGGCTTCTATCAATGACACCATGTCCAACGGGCAAACCCTGCTGCACATGGCCATCCAAAGACAGGACAGCAAGAGCGCCCTGTTCCTACTAGAGCATCAGGCGGACATCAATGTTAG GACCCAGGAGGGTCAGACAGCACTGCAGCTGGCCATCAGTAACCAGCTGCCCCTGGTGGTGGATGCCATCTGCACACGGGGAGCTGATATGTCTGTGGCAGATGAGAAGGGTGACCCTCCGTTGTGGCTGGCCTTGGAGAACGGCTTGGAAGATATTGCATCCACACTG GTACGCCATGGCTGTGATGCCACTTGTTGGAGCCCAGGTCCCTCAGGCTGCCAGCAGACCCTCCTGCACAGGGCTGTGGATGAGAACAACGAGGTCTCAGCCTGCTTCCTCATCCGCAG tggctGTGATGTGAACAGCCCCAGGCGGCCAGGCCCTAATGgggaaggagatgaggaggcCCGTGATGGACAGACGCCCCTCCACCTGGCAGGCAGCTGGGGACTGGAGGAGGTGGTGCAGTGCCTTCTGGAGTTCGGAGCCAATGTCAATGCACAG GATGCAGAGGGCCGAGCTCCCATCCACGTTGCCATTAGCAACCAGCACAGCGTCATTATCCAGCTGCTTATTTCCCACCCGGACATCCGTCTCAACATACGCGACCGCCAGGGCATGACCCCCTTCGCCTGTGCCATGACCCACAAGAACAACAAGGCTGCAGAGGCCATCCTCAAGAGGGAGCCGGGCGCTGCTGAGCAG gtgGACAACAAAGGGCGTAATTTCCTCCACGTGGCCGTGCAGAACTCCGATATCGAAAGTGTCCTGTTCCTCATCAGTGTCCAGGCTAATGTCAACTCCAGGGTTCAGGACACGGCCAAGCTCACCCCTCTCCACCTGGCTGTCCAGGCTGGGTCTGAGATCATTGTCCGCAACCTG CTGCTTGCTGGGGCCAAAGTAAATGAGCTGACCAAACACAGGCAGACGGCCCTGCACTTGGCCGCCCAGCAGGACCTGGCTACTATTTGCTCTGTGTTGCTGGAGAATGGAGTAGACTTTGCTGCTGAGGATGAGAATGGCAATAATG CTCTGCACCTGGCTGTGATGCAGGGTCGCCTTAATAATGTCCGAGCCCTTCtcacagagtccaacattgaCGCTGAGGCCTTCAATCTCAG GGGTCAGTCACCAATGCACGTCCTGGGGCATTATGGGAAAGAGAATGCTGCCGCCATTTTTGAGTTGTTCCTGGAGTGCATGCCTGAATACCCTCTGGACAAACCAGATAATGAAGGGAACACAG TTCTGCTTCTGGCCTACATGAAAGGAAACGCTAACCTGTGCCGTGCCATCGTGAGGGCCGGGGCTCGGCTGGGCGTCAACAACAATCAGGGCATCAACATCTTCAACTACCAAGTGGCCACCAAACAGTTGCTCTTCCGCCTTCTAG ATATGTTGTCCAAAGAGCCCCCATGGTGTGATGGGTCCAACTGCTATGAATGTGCTGCCAAGTTTGGTGTTACAACACGGAAACATCACTG CCGCCACTGTGGGCGCCTGTTGTGCCACAAGTGCTCTATAAAGGAGATCCCCATCATCAAGTTCGACTTGAACAAGCCTGTGAGGGTGTGCGACATCTGCTTTGATGTGCTAACTTTGGGTGGGGTATCCTAA